The following coding sequences are from one Microcoleus sp. AS-A8 window:
- a CDS encoding GNAT family N-acetyltransferase has protein sequence MKFHRIALEERLHFQPGIVALEQAATYPLGDDFFQLDHGRDYFAFFDRLGEVNNYLALDGDRVAAVGAGVLRQIPYSQDEGVRSAWYLCDLKVHPDYQRQHLSLRLLRYALNYDMKRCDRGYTISMNPGDGSPNCLVRIFERFASVTFRCTTTLRLYSLDAEKMSVLAPLLAEHRGTISYLSLQGLKDLRLQSTGQILPLFHVQWGATAHQGISEPLPGYTHMFCVPDKDDLALALAARSIEVTATASVVSHGMDESDWRFILTSDI, from the coding sequence ATGAAATTTCATCGCATCGCCCTGGAAGAACGCCTGCATTTTCAGCCGGGAATTGTGGCACTGGAGCAAGCGGCGACTTATCCCCTCGGTGATGATTTTTTCCAGTTGGATCATGGAAGAGATTACTTTGCTTTTTTTGATCGCCTCGGTGAAGTCAACAACTATCTAGCTCTAGATGGCGATCGCGTTGCAGCCGTTGGCGCGGGTGTGCTGCGCCAGATTCCCTACTCTCAGGATGAAGGGGTTCGTTCGGCTTGGTATCTGTGCGATTTGAAAGTTCATCCCGATTACCAGCGCCAACATCTATCCTTGCGATTATTGCGTTACGCACTTAATTATGATATGAAGCGTTGTGATCGGGGCTACACCATCTCCATGAATCCGGGTGATGGCAGCCCTAACTGCCTAGTCCGTATTTTTGAACGGTTCGCTTCAGTCACATTTCGTTGTACAACTACGCTGAGATTATATAGCCTAGACGCAGAAAAGATGAGCGTTCTGGCACCTTTGCTGGCTGAACATCGGGGCACAATCTCTTATTTGTCACTTCAGGGGCTGAAGGACTTGAGGCTTCAGAGTACGGGGCAAATCTTACCATTGTTCCATGTCCAGTGGGGAGCTACCGCACATCAAGGTATTTCGGAACCCTTACCGGGATACACCCATATGTTCTGCGTGCCAGACAAGGATGATTTAGCGCTGGCGCTTGCTGCACGCAGCATCGAGGTGACGGCAACTGCCAGTGTGGTTAGTCATGGGATGGACGAGAGTGATTGGCGCTTTATCCTCACCAGTGATATTTGA
- a CDS encoding HAD family hydrolase, whose amino-acid sequence MPARSPRILALDFDGVLCDGLLEYFQTSWRTYSQLWKPDSQTPPTDLASQFYRLRPVVEIGWEMPVLLRALVLGISEDKILQDWPKVAQSLIETEKLDSADISKRVDAVRDEWIATDLESWLGLHRFYPGVIERLSQTLGAAQTSSPETITQLFIVTTKEGRFVKQLLQQQGIELPEERIIGKECKRPKHQTLRQLFEMFSGDATTLWFVEDRLKTLQSVQQQPDLTEVRLYLADWGYNTTAHQEVARNDPKIQLLSLAEFAQDFSVWPV is encoded by the coding sequence ATGCCGGCTCGTTCCCCCAGAATTCTCGCTCTCGATTTTGACGGTGTCCTCTGTGACGGATTACTTGAGTATTTCCAGACTTCCTGGCGTACCTATTCTCAACTCTGGAAACCTGATAGCCAGACACCACCAACCGACTTAGCCTCTCAATTCTACCGTTTACGCCCCGTAGTCGAAATCGGCTGGGAAATGCCTGTTTTACTCAGAGCACTCGTACTCGGCATCTCCGAAGACAAGATTTTGCAAGATTGGCCAAAAGTAGCCCAATCCCTGATTGAAACCGAAAAATTGGATTCAGCCGATATCAGTAAGCGAGTCGATGCGGTTCGGGATGAGTGGATTGCTACCGATTTAGAGAGTTGGTTAGGTTTGCATCGATTCTATCCGGGTGTAATCGAGCGGCTTTCTCAAACACTGGGCGCGGCACAGACATCATCCCCCGAAACCATAACACAACTGTTCATCGTCACGACCAAAGAAGGGCGCTTCGTCAAACAGCTTTTACAGCAACAAGGAATTGAACTCCCGGAGGAGCGAATTATCGGCAAAGAGTGCAAGCGCCCTAAACACCAAACACTGCGACAACTGTTTGAAATGTTTTCTGGTGACGCGACGACGCTCTGGTTTGTGGAAGATCGGCTGAAAACCTTACAATCCGTACAACAGCAACCTGACCTCACAGAGGTAAGACTCTACTTAGCCGATTGGGGTTATAACACAACCGCACATCAGGAAGTAGCGCGGAATGACCCCAAAATTCAGCTATTGTCCTTGGCAGAGTTTGCACAGGATTTTTCAGTTTGGCCTGTTTAG
- a CDS encoding DNA double-strand break repair nuclease NurA produces the protein MLDLTKLAGQIPGISQHLRLEAAASRQRLELGQKLLLQALLQQEELVKRQQQWRERMTFTAATPIEPLDTRIDLNSPPESHSIFATDGSQIAPSHHEIAYCYLINVGRVMLHYGQSLHPLLDSLPEVFYRPEDLYVSRQWGIRTEEWMGHRRTVSEVIMLAEMACRWVNPPGPHFDIPNLAMVDGSLIYWFLEGMPGEARDRILPPILDAWNQLRSVNVPLLGYLSASRSLEALNFLRLQACPHPTPDCATHCASIIDKLPCQIVDPLRDAAFWTTLLQPGQRSPLFRSSARILELYGDHRIYFCYVHVGTEVARIEMPQWVAENSSLLNQALSLTLAQVHKGFGYPVALAEAHNQAVVRGGDRARFFALLEQQMIRVGLRNVGTSYKEARKRGSIS, from the coding sequence ATGCTAGATTTAACAAAACTTGCAGGGCAAATTCCGGGAATTAGTCAGCACTTGAGATTAGAGGCAGCGGCGAGTCGCCAACGATTGGAACTTGGTCAAAAACTGCTATTACAGGCTCTGCTACAACAGGAAGAATTGGTGAAGCGGCAACAACAATGGCGCGAGCGCATGACGTTCACCGCCGCCACACCGATTGAACCCCTGGATACTCGAATTGACCTCAATTCTCCCCCAGAAAGCCATAGCATCTTCGCCACCGATGGGTCACAAATTGCGCCCTCTCATCATGAAATTGCCTACTGTTATCTGATTAATGTCGGTCGGGTGATGTTGCACTATGGGCAGAGTTTGCATCCTCTGTTAGATAGCTTACCTGAAGTATTTTACCGACCCGAAGACTTATATGTTTCCCGGCAATGGGGCATTCGCACCGAAGAATGGATGGGGCATCGGCGGACTGTTTCAGAGGTCATTATGTTAGCCGAAATGGCCTGCCGTTGGGTCAATCCACCAGGCCCCCACTTTGATATTCCTAATCTAGCGATGGTGGATGGTTCGCTGATTTACTGGTTTCTGGAAGGGATGCCAGGGGAGGCACGCGATCGCATTTTACCCCCCATTTTAGACGCCTGGAATCAACTGCGTTCTGTTAACGTTCCCCTGTTAGGATACTTGAGCGCCTCACGAAGTCTGGAAGCGTTAAATTTCCTGCGGCTACAAGCTTGTCCTCACCCGACGCCTGACTGCGCGACTCACTGCGCTAGCATCATCGATAAGTTGCCCTGCCAAATTGTTGACCCCTTGCGTGATGCCGCGTTTTGGACTACCTTGTTGCAACCTGGACAACGCAGTCCCCTGTTTCGCAGTTCTGCCCGAATTTTGGAATTATACGGCGATCATCGCATCTACTTTTGCTATGTCCACGTTGGCACAGAAGTGGCGCGGATCGAAATGCCCCAATGGGTTGCAGAGAATTCCTCATTACTCAATCAAGCTCTCAGTTTGACCCTAGCACAGGTTCACAAGGGGTTTGGCTATCCGGTGGCATTGGCAGAGGCGCATAATCAAGCTGTGGTTCGAGGTGGCGATCGCGCCCGTTTCTTCGCCCTGCTCGAACAACAAATGATTCGCGTCGGATTAAGAAATGTCGGAACCTCTTATAAGGAAGCCCGCAAGCGTGGCAGTATCAGTTAA
- the xseB gene encoding exodeoxyribonuclease VII small subunit has translation MIKPVGASKSPQVDASRPKNWNYETTVAQVETIIQQIETGELELADVFEQFAAAVRYLRQCEAFLQERQQQMDLLIETLEEESDF, from the coding sequence ATGATTAAACCCGTTGGTGCCTCGAAATCCCCTCAAGTTGATGCCTCCCGTCCAAAAAATTGGAACTACGAGACAACTGTTGCTCAAGTAGAAACGATTATTCAGCAGATTGAAACGGGTGAATTAGAGCTAGCAGACGTTTTTGAGCAATTTGCCGCCGCTGTGAGGTACTTACGTCAGTGTGAGGCTTTCCTACAAGAGCGGCAGCAACAAATGGATTTGTTGATTGAGACACTCGAAGAAGAGTCAGATTTTTAG